Part of the Kineococcus aurantiacus genome, CACCCGCTCGGTCAGCCGCTCGTTGGCGGCGAGCGCCAGCAGCGTCCGCTCGAGCGCGGGCAGCGACCCGCCCGCGAGGAAGTCCTCGACGTCACCGGGCCCGACCGACCCGCCCATCGCGAAGAACCTGCCCCACAGGTCCCCCACCGTGAGGTCGCGGTGCGCCAGCGCCCGCCGCAGGGCGCGCCGCTGGTCGTCCTCGGCGGCCCCGCGGCCGGTCGCCGGGCCCGTCACGGTCGTCGGCGGGTCGCGGCGTCGACCAGGGACCGGGCCACGACGTGCAGGGGCCGCCCCTCGCGCTGGGCGAGGGCGGCCAGGACCTCCACGGCGGTCTCCTCGTCGACGTGGTCGCGGCCGATGAGGACCCCGCGCGCGGTGTTCACGACGTCGCGGTGGCGCAGGGCCGCCTTGAGCCCGGCGCTGAGGTGGCGCCCCCGGTCGGCGGCCCGCGCCTCGGCGAGCAGCAGCGCGGCCTGCGCGGCGGTCAGGGCCAGCACCCGCTCGCTGCGCAGGTCGAAGGCGTGCGGGGCGCGGCCGTACACCTTGACGGCCCCCAGCACCTCGTCGCCGGCGACGAGGGGGACGCTGAGCACCGACCGGACCCCCAGCGCCGCGACGTCCCCGGCCCACAGGGGCCAGCGGGTCTCCTCGCGGGTGTCGTGGACCACCGAGCGCGCGCGGCGGGTGACCGCCGCCAGGCACGGGCCCTCCCCGGCGGTGTACTGGACGGCGTCGGCCCGGGCGGCGACGGCGTCGCTGGCGGCCGTGGTCGCGGGGCGGCCCGCGCCGTCGACGACGGTCACGGCGCAGGAGTCGGCCCCCGGGACGGTCTCCAGGACGAGTTCGAGGAGCATCGGCAGCAGGACACCGACGACGTCGCCGGTCAGCAGGACCCCGCTGGTGCGGGCGATGACGAGGGAGAGCTCCTCGCTGGGGGACAGCAGGTCCACGGCGGCACCTCCGGTGGAGGACGGCGGCCGGCGGTTCGACGCGGGGGCCAGGTTACGCGGGGACGGCAGGCGTGGCGCGGGGTGCGCCCGGCCGCCCGGCGGGTGCCCGCCGGGCGTCCGGGGTCAGCGGCGCAGCGCGGCCCGCGCCGAGCCCCAGCCCTTGAGCACCGCGAGGACGTCGTCGCGCCGCTCGTCGGCGACGGCCTGCGCGTGGGCGCGGTCCAGGACGTCGTCGAGCCGGACGCGCGCGCCCGTCGCCGCGGACTCCACGGCCGCCTCGACCATCGCCAGGCTCAGGACGTTGTCGTGGACCTCGCCCCACAGCGGGGTCCCGTCGGCCAGGAACCGGGTGAAGGCGGCGAGCGACCCCGCGATCCCCTCCCCCGGGTCGGCGGCCGGGCCGGCCTGCGCCCCCTCGACGACCGGGTCGTGGTCGCCGTCCCAGGTCGCCGACCCCGCGGCCCCGGACAGGCGCCAGGCCCCGTTCCAGGACGTCTCCAGCCCGGGGGCGCACCAGCTGCCGGTGAACGTGTACCGCGCGCCGCTGGACATCTCGAACACCGCCGCCGCCGAGGCGGCCCCGGCGTACCAGGACCACGGCGGGTTGAACTCCTCGCAGTACACCGAGACGGGTTCGGCCTCCAGCAGGAACCGGGCGAGGTCGAACTGGTGGATGGCCATGTCGACGAGCAGGACGTGGTCCATCTCCTCGCGGAACCCGCCGAAGTGCGGGGCCTTGAAGAACTCCGTCGCCAGCGACCCCAGGTCCCCCAGCGCCCGCGCCTGGGCCTGGAACAGCTCCGCGTGGGCGTTGTACCGCCGGGACTGGGAGACCACGAACGGTTTCCCGCTGGCCTCGGAGGCCGCCACGAGGGAGAGGGCCTGCGCGACGGTCGGCGCGACGGGTTTCTCCCCCAGGACGGGGTACCCGGCGAACAGGGCCGCGGTGGTGACGGGGTGGTGGGCCTGCGGGACGGTGACGTTGACGACCGCGTCGGCCCCGGTCTGCCGGGCCAGCTCCACGGCGTCGGTGCCGACCGGGAGGTCCGGGACCCCCGCGTCGGCCAGGGCGGACCGGGCGACGTCGAGGTCGAGGTCGACGACCCCGGCCAGTTCCACGGCCGGGTCGGCCAGGATCGTCGCGAGCCAGGCCTTGCCCATGCCGCCGGCCCCGACGAGGACGACCCTCACTGCTGCTTCTCCGGGTCGAGCGCGCCCTGGTAGCCCTGGCCGTTGTAGAAGTCCTCGGTGTCGTAGCGCAGCAGGACCGGGTCGGTCCGCTCGGGCCGGACGGTGACGGCCCACTCGACGGCGTTGGAGATGACCTTGCGCACCCCCTCGTGGAAGTACGTGGGGAAGTCCTGGTCGCCGGGGCGGAAGTAGAAGATCTTGCCGAAGCCGCGCTTGAACGTGATGCCCGAGCGGAACACCTCACCGCCGGTGAAGGAGGAGATGAAGACGATCTCGTCGGGGGCGGGGATGTCGAAGAACTCCCCGTACATCTCGTCCTCCTCGATGATGAGGGGGTGCGGGACGCCCTGGGCGATGGGGTGGGTCGGGTCGACCGTCCACAGCAGTTCCCGGTCGTGCTCGGAGCGCCAGCGCAGCGTGCAGCTCGTGCCCATGAGGCGCTGGAACACCTTCGACCAGTGCCCGGAGTGCAGGACGATGAGGCCCATCCCGGCCAGGACGTGCCGCTGGACGCGGTCGACGACCTCGTCGGAGACCTCGTCGTGCGCGGCGTGCCCCCACCAGGTGAGGACGTCGGTGTTCTGCAGGACCTCCTCGGTGAGCCCGTGCTCGGGGTCGTCCAGCGTCGCGGTGCGGACGGTGACCCCCTCGCCGAGGTTGGCCTCGATGCCCTCGGCGACGGCACCGTGCATGCCGTTCGGGTAGCGCTTGGCGACGTCGGGCTCGAGCTGCTCGTGGCGGTTCTCGCCCCACACGGTGACCTTGATGGCGCTGCTGGTCATGCGGAGTCCTCCTAGGACTTGACGGCCCCGCCCGTGACCCCGGCAGCGACGTACCGCTGGGCCAGGACGAGCAGGGCGATGGCGGGCAGGGACGACAGGACGGCCGTGGCCATGATCGGGGACCAGTCGGCGACGAAGCTCCCGACGTAGGTGTACAGCCCCAGGGTGATGGGCCGCAGGTCGGCCGTCGTCGTGAGGGTCAGGGCGAACAGGAAGTCGCCCCAGGCGAACAGGAACGTGAACAGGCCCGCGGTGATGAGGGCGTTGCGGCTCATGGGCAGGACGATCGAGAAGAAGGCCCGGACGTGCCCGGCGCCGTCGACGTAGGCGGCCTCGACGATGGAGGCGGGGATGCCGCCCATGAAGGCCCGCATGAGGATGATGGAGAACGGGATGCCGGCGGCGGAGTCGGCCAGGACGAGGCCCGGCAGGGTGTTGAGCAGCCCGAGGTCGCTGTAGGCGGAGTACAGCGCGTTGGCGACGACGATGCCGGGGACCATCTGGGTGATGAGGATCCCGAAGAGGATCACGGTCGCCCAGCGGCCCAGCTTGAAGTGCGCCATGGCGTAGGCCGCGGGGGTGGCGACGAGGAGGCTGAACACGACCGAGCCGAGGCTGATGAGCAGCGACGTCACGAGGTTGCGGCCCTGCTCGGAGATGGCCGTGGTGTACCCGCGGAGGGTGAAGTCGAACGGCAGCCACGGGGTGGCGACGGCGTTGCCGGCCGGCTGCAGGGAGACGTTGACCATCCAGTACAGCGGGAACAGCATGAAGGCCAGGATGAGGATCCCGACGACGGTGTACACGGGCCGTCGCGGGGCCTTGACCTTCTCCGGCGACCGCCCGGCCGGCCGGGTGCGAGTGGGGACCACCGCGCTCATTCGTCGACCGCCTTCCGGTTCAGCCGCAGGTAGACCACGGCGAAGACGAGGGAGATGACGATGAGGACGTTGCCCAGGGCCGCACCCGCACCGAAGTCGAACTGCCTGAAGGACATGTCGTAGGAGAACGTCGAGATGGTCTGCGTCGAGTTCGCCGGCCCGCCGTTGGTGAGCCCGAGGATGACGTCGAGGACCTTCAGCGTGTAGACGACCCCGAGCACCAGGACGACCGTGACGACCGGGCGCAGCATGGGCCAGGTGATGTGCCGGAACGCCCGCCAGCCCGTCGCCCCGTCGAGGGCCCCGGCCTCGTACAGCTCCTCGGGGATCTCCTGCAGGCCGCCGTAGAGGATCGTCATGTTGAACGGGATGCCCAGCCAGATGTTCACGCCGATGACCGCCACGAGCGCCAGCGACGTCGAGGTCAGCCAGTCCGGGTGGACGTCGAGGCCGGGGACGGCGGACAGGATGCGGTTCAGCGCCCCGTTGTCGGTGTCGAGGATCCACCGCCACACGGCCGTCCCGGCGATCATCGGGATGAGCCACGGCAGCAGGATGAGTGAGCGCAGCACCCCCGACAGCGCGAACCGCTTGTGGAAGAACAGCGCGATGGCCAGCCCGAGGACGAACTGCCCGGCGATCGAGCCGGCCGTGAACAGCAGCGTGTTCAGCAGGGACCGGTCGAAGATGGCGTTGCCCAGGACGTTGCGGTAGTTCTCCAGCCCGACCCAGGGGGCCTCACCGGTGTAGAACGTCTTCGTCGTGTACTCCTGGAAGCCCATGACGACGTTCTTGACGACGGGGTACCCGAAGAAGAGGACCAGGTACACCACGGCCGGGACGATGAAGGCGACCTCGACGAGCCGCGTCCGCAGCCGGTGCCGGGACCCCCGCCCCGCCGGTTCGACGACCGACGGGGAGGTGGTCCGCTGGAAGGCGGCGACCTCAGCCATCCTGAGCCTGCTTGAGCGCTTCCTCCGGCGTCATCCCGCCGACGAGGGCGTTCTGGACGGCCGTGTAGATCTTCGTGGCGGCCTTCGGCCAGTCCGGCCCGAGCTCACCGGTGCGGGCGCGCAGCTCGGGGACCTGGTCGGCGAACGCCGTGAGGTTGGGGTTCTGGGAGGTGACCTGGCCGGCGAGGGCGGGTTTGGTGGGCACGGTGCCGGTGCCGAGCGAGATCTTGACCTCGTTCTCGTCGCTGTTGAGGCACTGCACGAGCTCGGCGGCCTTCTTCTGCTTGGCCTCGTCACCGGTCTGCGGGACGGTCCACGCCTCGCCGCCGAAGGGCGAGACGGCCTTGCCTCCGGCCTGCGGCACGGGGATGGGGACGATGCCGTACTCCAGGCCCTCGGCCTCGTCGAGAGTCCCGAAGTTCCACGGACCGTTGATCATCATGGCGGCCTTGCCGGCGGCGAACTGGTCGGCGACGTCGGCCTGCGTCCAGTTCACCGACGACTGCGACATCGACCCGGAGGTCAGCAGGTCCTTGTCGAGCTGGAGCGCGGCCGCGACCTGTGGGGTGGCGATGTCCTTCTCGTCCCCGCCGTTGGACCACATGAAGGGCAGGAACTGCCAGGTGCCCTCGTAGGTGTTGACGTTCGACATGGCGAACCCGTACTGGTCGCCGGAGGTGAGCTTGGCGGCGGCAGCCTTCAGCTCGTCCCACGTGGCGGGCGGGGTGACACCGGCCGCGTCGAGGAGCTTCTTGTTGTAGAACAGCGCGATCGTGTTGGTGACCGGCTGCAGGCCGTAGAGCTTGCCCTCGTAGGTGGAGGCCTTCAGGACGCCCTCGGCGACGCCGGAGGAGTCGACGCCCAGGTCGTCCAGCGGGGCCAGCGCACCGGAGGCGGCGATCTGCTGGACGTCGGGGTTGTCGAGCATGAGGACGTCGGGCAGCGTCCGGGAGGAGCTCTGCTGCAGCACCTTCTGGATGAGCGTCTCGCCGGGGACGGCCTCGCGGGAGATCTTCATGCCGACGGTCTTGCCGCAGGCCTCGATGGCCTCGTTCCACAGGCTCGCGTTGGGTTCGGAGTTGTAGTAGTCGAGGACGCGCAGGGTGTCCGAGCTCGACCCCGCCGCGCTCCCACCCTTCGCGCCGCCGCCGCAGGCGCCGAGCGCCAGGGGCAGGACGAGCAGTGCGGCCAGCCCGGCGCGGGTGCGGCCGGACGTGCCCCGTCGGATCGAGTGTCGAGCCATGTCGTTCCTCTCCTCGTGCCCACGGCGTCGTGGGCGCTGGTTCGTCGATGCGTATCGACGATGGGTGCGGGGGTCCGGGGGCGGGCCGTCCGCGGGTGCTGGTCGGTCGTCGGGTCGTGGGGCGGTCGTGCCGTCGGGTCGAGCGGACCACCGCGTCCGCCTGGGCGTCGATACGCATCGTCGATGCGGTTCGACAAGTTAGCCCGCCCCGGTGCCGTTGCACAAGGGCCCTCAAGGCCGGGCCCCGGCCGTCCGAGGGAACCCGGGAGCCATCGATCCAGGGAGCTGCCGTGCCCACCCCCGCCCGTACCGCCGCGGTCTGCGCCGCCCTGCTCGCGGTGGCCCTGGCCCCCCTGCCGGCCGCCGGGGCCGCGCCGGTCGCCCCCGCCGGGCCCACCCCCACCGCGGTCGCCCCCGCCGCACCGGTCGCGGTCGACGCGCTGCGCTGGGTCGACGGCCGG contains:
- a CDS encoding carbohydrate ABC transporter permease is translated as MAEVAAFQRTTSPSVVEPAGRGSRHRLRTRLVEVAFIVPAVVYLVLFFGYPVVKNVVMGFQEYTTKTFYTGEAPWVGLENYRNVLGNAIFDRSLLNTLLFTAGSIAGQFVLGLAIALFFHKRFALSGVLRSLILLPWLIPMIAGTAVWRWILDTDNGALNRILSAVPGLDVHPDWLTSTSLALVAVIGVNIWLGIPFNMTILYGGLQEIPEELYEAGALDGATGWRAFRHITWPMLRPVVTVVLVLGVVYTLKVLDVILGLTNGGPANSTQTISTFSYDMSFRQFDFGAGAALGNVLIVISLVFAVVYLRLNRKAVDE
- a CDS encoding carbohydrate ABC transporter permease → MSAVVPTRTRPAGRSPEKVKAPRRPVYTVVGILILAFMLFPLYWMVNVSLQPAGNAVATPWLPFDFTLRGYTTAISEQGRNLVTSLLISLGSVVFSLLVATPAAYAMAHFKLGRWATVILFGILITQMVPGIVVANALYSAYSDLGLLNTLPGLVLADSAAGIPFSIILMRAFMGGIPASIVEAAYVDGAGHVRAFFSIVLPMSRNALITAGLFTFLFAWGDFLFALTLTTTADLRPITLGLYTYVGSFVADWSPIMATAVLSSLPAIALLVLAQRYVAAGVTGGAVKS
- a CDS encoding sugar ABC transporter substrate-binding protein, translated to MARHSIRRGTSGRTRAGLAALLVLPLALGACGGGAKGGSAAGSSSDTLRVLDYYNSEPNASLWNEAIEACGKTVGMKISREAVPGETLIQKVLQQSSSRTLPDVLMLDNPDVQQIAASGALAPLDDLGVDSSGVAEGVLKASTYEGKLYGLQPVTNTIALFYNKKLLDAAGVTPPATWDELKAAAAKLTSGDQYGFAMSNVNTYEGTWQFLPFMWSNGGDEKDIATPQVAAALQLDKDLLTSGSMSQSSVNWTQADVADQFAAGKAAMMINGPWNFGTLDEAEGLEYGIVPIPVPQAGGKAVSPFGGEAWTVPQTGDEAKQKKAAELVQCLNSDENEVKISLGTGTVPTKPALAGQVTSQNPNLTAFADQVPELRARTGELGPDWPKAATKIYTAVQNALVGGMTPEEALKQAQDG
- a CDS encoding Gfo/Idh/MocA family protein encodes the protein MRVVLVGAGGMGKAWLATILADPAVELAGVVDLDLDVARSALADAGVPDLPVGTDAVELARQTGADAVVNVTVPQAHHPVTTAALFAGYPVLGEKPVAPTVAQALSLVAASEASGKPFVVSQSRRYNAHAELFQAQARALGDLGSLATEFFKAPHFGGFREEMDHVLLVDMAIHQFDLARFLLEAEPVSVYCEEFNPPWSWYAGAASAAAVFEMSSGARYTFTGSWCAPGLETSWNGAWRLSGAAGSATWDGDHDPVVEGAQAGPAADPGEGIAGSLAAFTRFLADGTPLWGEVHDNVLSLAMVEAAVESAATGARVRLDDVLDRAHAQAVADERRDDVLAVLKGWGSARAALRR
- a CDS encoding ThuA domain-containing protein translates to MTSSAIKVTVWGENRHEQLEPDVAKRYPNGMHGAVAEGIEANLGEGVTVRTATLDDPEHGLTEEVLQNTDVLTWWGHAAHDEVSDEVVDRVQRHVLAGMGLIVLHSGHWSKVFQRLMGTSCTLRWRSEHDRELLWTVDPTHPIAQGVPHPLIIEEDEMYGEFFDIPAPDEIVFISSFTGGEVFRSGITFKRGFGKIFYFRPGDQDFPTYFHEGVRKVISNAVEWAVTVRPERTDPVLLRYDTEDFYNGQGYQGALDPEKQQ
- a CDS encoding GAF domain-containing protein, which produces MDLLSPSEELSLVIARTSGVLLTGDVVGVLLPMLLELVLETVPGADSCAVTVVDGAGRPATTAASDAVAARADAVQYTAGEGPCLAAVTRRARSVVHDTREETRWPLWAGDVAALGVRSVLSVPLVAGDEVLGAVKVYGRAPHAFDLRSERVLALTAAQAALLLAEARAADRGRHLSAGLKAALRHRDVVNTARGVLIGRDHVDEETAVEVLAALAQREGRPLHVVARSLVDAATRRRP